From a region of the uncultured Desulfatiglans sp. genome:
- a CDS encoding Peptidase M16 inactive domain protein, translating into MSPEYGFELIHERDIHEIKTHGRMYEHTRTGAKLLYLLNEDENKVFGITFRTPPADSTGLPHILEHSVLCGSRKYPLKEPFVELLKGSLQTFLNAFTYPDRTCYPVASQNRRDFLNLIDVYLDAVLHPRLTETTFKQEGWHFELEEPGAPLQFKGVVFNEMKGAYSSPDNLLGTYTLQELFPGNPYAFDAGGDPRVIPRLTYEQFLAFHRRYYHPSNARIFVYGDMAPEEVMPMLQGYLEDFDRLPVDSAIPLQQPFSEPRQLVRPILAGKEPDAASKGMVTINWLLGETTQKERNFALRILEYILLGMPGSPLRRALIESSLGEDLAGEGLGTELRQIYFATGLKGIDPDHASRLEALVLDTLKGLARGGIDPLMTEAALNTIEFRLRENNSGHYPRGLLLMLRSLTTWLYDGDPFSLLAFEEPLETVKSMAKGKKAYFEDLLTEQFIDNPHRVTLTLKPDPELGERREKAEAAELERFQQGLDQRQLQELADQSKDLKIEQARPDPPEHLAAIPRLRLQDLDTQNKLIPATSQTIDGVPLLCHELPTNGIIYLDLGFDLHALPPDSLPLVPLFSRALLEMGTRKEDFAALSRRISARTGGIRPERFLSAKKDRREAAARLFLRAKALPHQIPELVAILKDILLESALENQERFRQMTFEEKARAEHHLIPAGHQAVALRLKAHFSEAHRAAESMGGIGYILFLRALARDVQADWPKVLERLERIRQTLISRRLLQLNLTAEAGLLEQAKASLEALTADIPDRAVEEAPWNWERLPSAEGMTVPSQVNYVGKGTDLFQTGYRFHGSALVIARYLRNAWLWNQVRVLGGAYGAFCSLERFSGSLTFVSYRDPNIVPTLKAFDATADFLRNSALADDEREKAIIGTIGELDSHLLPDAKGFVSLLRTLTGDTDASRQQMREEILGTEQRHFREFGDILEALHDSPYIKVLGAREAVEKVRSELPANLDIIQIL; encoded by the coding sequence ATGTCCCCTGAATATGGCTTCGAACTCATCCATGAACGTGATATCCACGAGATTAAAACCCATGGGCGAATGTATGAACATACCCGGACCGGGGCCAAGCTTCTCTACCTTCTGAACGAGGACGAGAACAAGGTCTTCGGCATCACCTTCCGCACCCCCCCTGCCGACAGCACAGGCCTGCCCCACATCCTGGAGCATTCAGTCCTCTGCGGCTCTCGGAAGTATCCGCTGAAAGAGCCATTCGTGGAACTCCTGAAGGGTTCCCTGCAGACCTTCCTAAACGCCTTCACCTATCCCGACAGGACGTGCTACCCCGTTGCCAGCCAGAATCGGCGGGATTTTCTGAACCTGATCGATGTCTACCTCGATGCCGTACTCCATCCGAGGCTTACAGAAACGACTTTCAAGCAGGAAGGGTGGCATTTCGAGCTTGAGGAACCGGGTGCACCCCTGCAGTTCAAGGGTGTTGTTTTCAACGAGATGAAAGGCGCCTACAGCTCTCCGGACAATCTGCTGGGAACCTACACCCTGCAGGAACTCTTTCCCGGCAATCCTTACGCCTTCGATGCCGGCGGGGATCCGCGGGTGATTCCCCGCCTGACTTACGAGCAGTTTCTGGCCTTCCACCGTCGTTATTACCACCCTTCCAACGCGCGCATCTTCGTGTACGGAGACATGGCCCCCGAAGAGGTGATGCCCATGCTGCAAGGATACCTCGAAGACTTCGACCGTCTTCCGGTCGACTCGGCCATCCCGCTGCAACAGCCTTTTTCAGAGCCGAGACAACTCGTCCGCCCGATCCTGGCGGGAAAGGAGCCGGATGCCGCCTCCAAGGGCATGGTGACAATCAACTGGCTCCTCGGGGAAACCACCCAGAAGGAGCGTAATTTCGCCCTGCGCATCCTCGAGTACATTTTGCTCGGGATGCCCGGGTCCCCGCTGCGAAGGGCTTTGATCGAATCGTCTCTCGGCGAAGACCTTGCGGGGGAGGGCCTTGGAACCGAACTCCGTCAGATCTATTTCGCGACAGGCCTGAAGGGAATCGACCCCGATCACGCCAGTCGTCTGGAAGCGCTGGTGCTGGACACCCTGAAGGGTTTGGCCCGGGGAGGGATCGACCCGTTGATGACGGAAGCGGCCCTCAACACGATCGAGTTCCGTCTCCGTGAAAACAACAGCGGCCACTACCCCCGCGGCCTGCTGCTCATGCTGCGGTCCCTGACCACCTGGCTGTATGACGGGGATCCCTTTTCACTCCTCGCCTTCGAGGAGCCTTTGGAAACCGTCAAATCGATGGCCAAGGGAAAAAAGGCATATTTCGAGGACCTGCTGACCGAACAATTTATCGACAATCCGCACCGGGTGACCTTGACCCTCAAACCCGACCCGGAGCTGGGCGAACGAAGGGAAAAAGCCGAAGCGGCCGAGCTCGAACGGTTTCAGCAAGGACTGGATCAACGCCAACTTCAGGAACTGGCCGACCAATCGAAGGACCTCAAGATCGAGCAGGCCCGGCCGGACCCTCCAGAGCATCTGGCCGCCATTCCCCGGCTCCGCCTCCAGGATCTCGATACGCAGAACAAGCTCATCCCCGCCACGTCCCAGACCATCGACGGCGTCCCGTTGCTCTGCCACGAACTGCCTACGAACGGCATCATTTACCTCGATCTCGGGTTCGATCTTCACGCGCTTCCGCCCGATTCGCTTCCTTTGGTCCCGCTTTTCAGCCGTGCGCTGCTGGAAATGGGAACCAGGAAGGAAGACTTCGCCGCCCTCTCGCGCCGGATCAGCGCACGGACCGGGGGCATCCGGCCGGAGCGCTTCCTCTCCGCGAAGAAAGACCGCCGGGAAGCCGCGGCCCGCCTCTTTCTGCGCGCCAAGGCCCTTCCGCACCAGATCCCGGAACTCGTCGCCATCCTCAAAGACATCCTGTTGGAATCGGCGCTCGAAAACCAGGAACGGTTCCGTCAGATGACCTTCGAGGAAAAGGCCCGGGCCGAGCATCACCTGATCCCCGCCGGCCACCAGGCGGTCGCTCTTCGCCTCAAAGCCCATTTCAGCGAGGCTCATCGAGCGGCTGAAAGCATGGGCGGCATCGGATATATCCTGTTTCTGCGTGCCCTGGCACGTGATGTCCAGGCTGATTGGCCGAAAGTCCTCGAACGGCTGGAAAGAATCCGGCAGACGCTGATCAGCCGCCGGCTCCTTCAGCTCAATCTGACGGCTGAGGCAGGGTTGCTGGAGCAGGCGAAGGCCTCTCTCGAAGCATTGACGGCGGACATCCCCGACAGGGCCGTGGAGGAAGCCCCATGGAACTGGGAACGCCTTCCGTCGGCTGAAGGAATGACCGTGCCCTCTCAGGTCAACTACGTCGGCAAGGGTACGGATCTGTTCCAAACAGGCTACCGTTTCCACGGCTCCGCGCTGGTCATCGCCCGGTACCTGCGCAATGCCTGGCTCTGGAACCAGGTGAGGGTCCTCGGGGGTGCGTATGGGGCGTTTTGCAGCCTCGAGCGCTTTTCAGGCTCGCTGACCTTCGTGTCCTACAGGGACCCCAATATCGTCCCGACGCTGAAAGCCTTCGACGCAACTGCCGATTTCCTGAGAAACAGCGCGCTTGCCGATGACGAACGCGAGAAGGCGATCATCGGGACCATCGGGGAACTGGACAGCCACCTGCTCCCGGACGCGAAGGGATTCGTATCCCTGCTCCGAACGCTGACCGGAGATACCGACGCGTCGCGTCAACAGATGCGGGAGGAAATCCTGGGCACAGAGCAGCGGCATTTCCGGGAATTCGGTGACATCCTGGAGGCTCTTCACGATTCGCCTTACATCAAGGTCCTGGGGGCTCGGGAGGCCGTCGAAAAGGTCCGTTCCGAACTCCCCGCAAACCTCGATATCATCCAGATCCTCTGA